From the Nitrospinaceae bacterium genome, the window CACGTTCCCCCATACCGACCCGAGCCCGAGTTGGATCGCGTCAAGGCGGCGGTGAAAATTCTCGCGGAGGCGAAAAAACCGGTTATCGTCGCGGGCGGTGGTGTGAGGGCCTCAGGCGCGGGGGCCGAGCTTGTCGCCCTCGCCGAGAAGCTGCAGATTCCAGTGGCCACCTCGCTGACGGGCAAGGACAGCATCACGGGCGATCATCCGCTCTCGGTTGGGGTGGTGGGCTCCTACTCGCGCATCAGCGCAAACCGGATAGTCAGCGAGGCGGATCTGATTTTCTACGTTGGCTCCGAGACGGGTGGGATGACGACACACTTCTGGCAGGTGCCGCCAATAGGCACCTCGTCTATTTCCCTCGACATCAACCCCGAGCAGCTTGGTCGAAACTATCCGCCCAAGGCGTCAGTGCTGGGCGATGCGAAGGTTTCGCTCCAGAAAATGATTGATGTGGCCGATGCAAGCACGGCTGGTGTGAGAAAAAGTTGGGTCGAGCGGGCGCAGTCGCTTGTTGCCGAGTGGCGGGGAGATTTTGAATCGCTACTCAACTCGGATGCCGTGCCAATTCGACCCGAGCGCATCTGCAATGAGCTTTCCAAAAATCTTCCGTCTGACGCCATGGTGCTTGCCGACACGGGCCACTCGGGCATGTGGATGGGTGGTATGTTCGACCTCAAACACCCGGGGCAGAGCTACACACGGAGTTTTGGGCATCTAGGCTGGGCTTTCTCTGCTGGCCTTGGCGCCAAATGTGCTCTGCCAGATAGACCGGTGCTTACCTTCACGGGTGACTCGGGCTTCTGGTATCACATCGGTGAAATCGAGACCGCTGTTCGCTGGAAGATTAATGCCGTCACCCTTGTGAACAACAATGGCGCAGGCAACCAATCTAAGCGCGGTTTTGATGCGGCATACGGAGGAGAGCAGACAGAGCAGGCGCGCGAAATGTGGG encodes:
- a CDS encoding thiamine pyrophosphate-binding protein, with product MAKMTGAQVLAEMLKGYGITHIFHVPAVLRRTMYELEERSTIARIQTHGEKSAAYMADGYSRASKRPSVCMAQVIGAMNLAAGLRDPYLAKSPVLAFTGGRIPQTKFRKVYQEIDDVPSFDQVTKFNATIDDAGRIPDMVRQAFRVATSGTPGPVHLQFAGNEGQVDRGEADMDVLVEHDFDHVPPYRPEPELDRVKAAVKILAEAKKPVIVAGGGVRASGAGAELVALAEKLQIPVATSLTGKDSITGDHPLSVGVVGSYSRISANRIVSEADLIFYVGSETGGMTTHFWQVPPIGTSSISLDINPEQLGRNYPPKASVLGDAKVSLQKMIDVADASTAGVRKSWVERAQSLVAEWRGDFESLLNSDAVPIRPERICNELSKNLPSDAMVLADTGHSGMWMGGMFDLKHPGQSYTRSFGHLGWAFSAGLGAKCALPDRPVLTFTGDSGFWYHIGEIETAVRWKINAVTLVNNNGAGNQSKRGFDAAYGGEQTEQAREMWVLNKVNFAQIAESMGAMGIRVEKPGELKGALQKAFEADRPVIIDVVSDIEAMAPLPYAP